A single region of the Bacteroides luhongzhouii genome encodes:
- a CDS encoding endonuclease/exonuclease/phosphatase family protein, which translates to MKKIVFLSLLILGASCSQVKQQATESEPINVMSFNIRYDNPEDSLDNWKFRKDRVANAISFYDVDVLGTQEVLHNQLEDLKQRLPEYGVVGVGREDGKEKGEYSALWYKKNRFDLVDSGYFWLSETPEVPGSKGWDGACERIASWAKLKDKTSGKEFFALNTHLDHVGVVARREGISLMLDRVSQLSGGLPVIVTGDFNSEPESDVIKHVTDPANPEHLTDARQSSPVVYGPAWSFHDFGKISYKNRPLIDYVFVRNGFKVLRYGVLAETENDAFLSDHAPVLVTVE; encoded by the coding sequence ATGAAAAAAATAGTTTTTTTATCTTTGCTAATACTTGGTGCCTCGTGCAGCCAAGTGAAACAGCAGGCTACCGAGTCTGAACCAATCAATGTTATGTCATTCAATATCCGTTATGACAATCCGGAAGACAGTCTGGACAATTGGAAATTCAGGAAAGACCGTGTGGCTAATGCTATCAGCTTCTACGATGTAGATGTGTTGGGTACACAAGAAGTGCTTCATAATCAATTGGAAGACCTCAAACAGCGCTTGCCGGAGTACGGGGTTGTAGGTGTAGGCCGTGAGGACGGGAAAGAGAAAGGTGAATACAGTGCTCTTTGGTATAAAAAGAATCGTTTTGATTTAGTTGATTCCGGATATTTTTGGTTGAGCGAGACACCCGAGGTACCTGGTTCTAAAGGATGGGACGGTGCTTGCGAACGCATCGCTTCGTGGGCGAAACTAAAAGACAAGACTTCCGGTAAGGAATTCTTTGCTCTGAACACTCATTTGGACCATGTAGGTGTGGTGGCGCGGCGCGAAGGAATCAGCCTGATGCTGGACAGAGTGAGTCAATTGAGTGGCGGACTACCGGTGATTGTTACGGGAGATTTCAATTCGGAACCTGAATCGGATGTCATCAAGCATGTGACTGATCCTGCTAATCCGGAACATCTGACAGATGCTCGTCAGTCATCACCTGTTGTTTATGGTCCGGCATGGAGTTTTCATGATTTCGGCAAGATCTCTTATAAAAATCGCCCCTTGATTGATTATGTATTTGTGCGTAATGGATTTAAAGTGTTGAGATACGGTGTTCTGGCCGAAACGGAAAATGATGCTTTCTTGTCAGACCATGCACCGGTTCTTGTAACTGTAGAGTAG
- a CDS encoding alkaline phosphatase, producing the protein MWRNCILAVLVIALLPTCAFAQDRRDKEQTYVLEHPYEVTKIIPPQGKKIKNVILMIGDGMSLMHVYSAWTANRGKLYLDNCQTVGLSKTYCANKLITDSGAGGTALATGHKTNYHAVGVDTEGRPLKSLVDYAAAKGKSTGIAVTCRLWDATPADFCCHNKDRDAEAEIVTDYVNCGVDYAFGGGAKLFENRTDGRNLFEELRANGYQTPRSWEELAGIKSGKVFAVPYPIDTPLPAERGDLLARASLKGIELLNQNKNGFFMMIEGSQLDDYGHFNDLDLLMQETHDFDRTIGAIYKWAAEDGETLVVVTADHETGGLTLVDGDLQEGKIVCKFSTGGHSGVMVPVYAFGPGAEEFTGIYENTAVCEKIKKLLGL; encoded by the coding sequence ATGTGGAGAAACTGCATACTTGCAGTATTGGTAATTGCATTATTGCCTACCTGTGCATTTGCACAAGATCGCCGTGACAAGGAACAAACATATGTACTTGAACATCCATATGAAGTGACCAAGATCATTCCTCCACAAGGGAAAAAGATAAAGAACGTCATTTTGATGATTGGAGATGGGATGAGCCTTATGCATGTCTATTCTGCATGGACTGCCAATCGCGGCAAGTTATATCTGGATAATTGTCAGACAGTGGGCCTTTCTAAAACCTACTGTGCCAATAAATTGATTACCGATTCAGGTGCAGGTGGTACGGCCCTGGCTACCGGACATAAGACTAATTATCATGCAGTAGGTGTAGATACGGAAGGACGTCCCTTGAAGTCACTGGTGGATTATGCTGCCGCAAAAGGCAAATCAACTGGTATAGCAGTGACCTGTCGTCTTTGGGACGCTACTCCTGCCGACTTCTGCTGTCATAATAAAGACCGGGATGCCGAAGCGGAGATTGTAACGGATTATGTGAATTGTGGCGTGGACTATGCATTTGGTGGTGGCGCCAAACTTTTTGAAAATCGTACGGACGGACGTAATTTGTTCGAAGAATTACGTGCCAACGGTTATCAGACCCCTCGCAGTTGGGAGGAACTGGCAGGCATAAAGAGCGGAAAAGTTTTTGCTGTTCCTTATCCGATAGATACTCCACTTCCTGCAGAACGCGGTGATCTTCTTGCACGCGCTTCGCTGAAGGGTATTGAGCTGCTGAATCAGAATAAGAACGGTTTCTTCATGATGATTGAAGGTTCGCAGTTGGACGATTACGGTCACTTTAACGACCTTGATTTGCTGATGCAGGAAACGCACGACTTCGACCGTACCATCGGCGCTATCTATAAATGGGCTGCTGAGGATGGAGAGACGTTGGTGGTAGTTACTGCCGACCACGAAACCGGTGGACTTACGCTGGTGGACGGTGACTTACAGGAAGGTAAGATTGTATGTAAATTTTCTACGGGCGGTCACAGTGGCGTGATGGTTCCGGTCTATGCTTTTGGCCCCGGAGCTGAAGAGTTCACCGGTATTTATGAGAATACTGCGGTTTGCGAAAAGATAAAGAAGTTGCTAGGTCTATAA
- a CDS encoding MGH1-like glycoside hydrolase domain-containing protein, with the protein MLKHILFACLLSCPAMLVLNAQSCGNDDKYHLPYKNTYVKEPLVTENEYRVAKPETIEPKSFEEARQILPNPIWTGHEKELEMYWRAWEIAIGNIRAPQEGSGFVSSYLDTAYNGNIFMWDSSFILMFARYGTRFFPFQRTLDNFYAKQHPDGFICREIKADGADCFERYDPVSTGPNLIPWCEMVYYHQFGDTERLHKIFPVLCGYYKWLKLNRTWRNGTYWSSGWGTGMDNMPRVPAGYNPIYSHGHMIWLDTNLQQLFTANLLLEMGFYLERWQEIEDFESEAQMLGKYIHDNLWDEESGFLYDQYADGTLCKTKGIGAYWALFTDVLDTTQLDRLVKELDNPVTFKRKYRIPSLSADNPKYKENGRYWQGGIWPGTNYMVMQGLVKKGYRKLAREISLNHYAQVLEVFKKTGTFWEYYAPESAEPGFMARKEFVGWAGLPPIAELIEFIIGIQGDYTMQQIVWDMNLTEVNGIERYPFGPEGMISMKAETRRSVNDEPRITVDANIGFELLVLYGGKEKKIQVTPGKHTY; encoded by the coding sequence ATGCTGAAACACATTTTATTTGCATGTTTGCTTTCTTGCCCCGCAATGCTTGTACTGAATGCACAAAGCTGTGGTAATGATGACAAATATCATTTGCCTTATAAAAACACCTATGTTAAAGAACCGTTAGTCACCGAGAATGAGTATCGTGTGGCGAAACCTGAAACGATCGAGCCGAAGAGTTTTGAAGAAGCCCGGCAAATTCTTCCCAACCCCATCTGGACCGGGCATGAAAAGGAACTTGAAATGTATTGGAGGGCATGGGAAATAGCTATCGGCAATATTCGTGCTCCTCAAGAGGGTTCAGGATTTGTTTCAAGTTATCTCGATACGGCCTACAACGGCAACATATTTATGTGGGATTCTTCTTTCATTCTGATGTTTGCCCGTTATGGTACACGCTTCTTTCCTTTCCAACGTACGTTGGATAATTTCTATGCCAAGCAGCATCCTGACGGGTTTATCTGCCGTGAGATAAAAGCAGATGGGGCCGACTGCTTCGAGCGCTATGATCCCGTAAGCACCGGACCGAATCTGATTCCCTGGTGCGAAATGGTTTACTATCATCAATTTGGTGATACGGAACGCCTGCACAAAATATTCCCGGTGCTTTGTGGTTATTACAAATGGCTGAAACTAAACCGTACCTGGCGTAACGGAACCTATTGGTCGAGCGGATGGGGAACCGGTATGGACAATATGCCTCGCGTACCTGCAGGTTATAATCCGATCTACAGCCACGGACATATGATTTGGCTGGATACTAACCTACAACAACTGTTTACAGCCAATCTGCTGCTTGAAATGGGATTTTATCTGGAGCGCTGGCAAGAAATAGAAGACTTTGAAAGCGAAGCTCAGATGTTGGGTAAGTATATCCATGACAATCTTTGGGATGAAGAGTCCGGATTCCTTTATGACCAGTACGCTGACGGTACACTTTGTAAGACTAAGGGGATAGGCGCTTACTGGGCTCTTTTCACTGATGTGCTCGACACTACCCAATTGGACCGTTTGGTGAAAGAACTGGATAATCCGGTTACATTCAAACGTAAATACCGGATCCCATCTCTATCTGCCGACAACCCTAAGTATAAGGAAAACGGGCGCTACTGGCAGGGAGGAATATGGCCGGGCACTAACTATATGGTGATGCAGGGACTCGTAAAGAAGGGCTATCGCAAACTGGCGAGAGAAATTTCTCTTAACCACTATGCTCAGGTGTTGGAAGTGTTTAAAAAGACAGGAACCTTTTGGGAGTACTATGCTCCCGAAAGTGCTGAACCGGGATTTATGGCAAGGAAGGAATTTGTAGGCTGGGCCGGCTTGCCGCCTATTGCCGAACTGATAGAGTTTATCATAGGTATTCAGGGAGACTATACTATGCAACAGATTGTCTGGGATATGAATTTGACAGAGGTTAATGGGATTGAAAGATATCCTTTCGGTCCTGAGGGAATGATCAGCATGAAGGCGGAAACACGCCGTTCAGTAAACGATGAACCTCGCATTACAGTAGATGCTAATATCGGCTTCGAGCTGCTTGTACTCTATGGTGGAAAAGAAAAAAAGATTCAGGTTACCCCTGGTAAGCATACCTATTAA
- a CDS encoding glycoside hydrolase family 125 protein, with amino-acid sequence MKKKMSRRQFLKTGGLALTAMSMRPSFMFSTSSIPNLKYASLRPSKEKRNFVSKAVEATIEEVKQKIKDEKLRWMFENCFPNTLDTTVRYQIKEGRPDTFVITGDIDAMWLRDSSAQVWPYLPLMKEDSGLQLMVSGLINRQAKCILTDPYANAFNDGPLGSYWETDHTQHMVKELHERKWEVDSLCYPIRLAYYYWQLTGDVSVFDTNWHEAMKLVVQTFKEQQRKQGLGPYSFMRDCDRPTDSQINNGWGAPVKPVGLIVSSFRPSDDATQYGFLIPSNMFAVVSLRQLAAIERKVYKKDAFSEECAVLADEVDAAIRKYGTFNHPICGRIYAFEVDGFGNALCMDDANIPSLLAAPYLGYCSIKDAVYQNTRKMIWSDNNPYFFKGKAGEGVGGPHVGLNYIWPMSIIMKAFTTDNREEIIACLKQLRDTDGGTGFMHESFHAENASDFTRSWFAWVNTLFGELVLQTVREYPDILSQTL; translated from the coding sequence ATGAAAAAGAAGATGTCACGACGACAATTCCTGAAGACTGGGGGGCTTGCTTTAACTGCTATGTCTATGAGGCCCTCTTTTATGTTTTCCACGTCTTCAATCCCGAATTTGAAATATGCATCCTTGCGTCCTTCTAAAGAGAAGAGGAATTTTGTTTCCAAAGCTGTAGAAGCAACCATTGAAGAAGTAAAACAAAAGATTAAGGACGAAAAGTTGCGCTGGATGTTCGAGAATTGTTTTCCTAACACACTCGACACTACCGTCAGGTATCAGATAAAAGAGGGACGCCCCGATACTTTTGTCATAACAGGTGATATTGATGCTATGTGGTTACGTGACTCTTCTGCGCAAGTATGGCCCTATCTGCCATTGATGAAAGAGGATAGCGGCCTTCAACTTATGGTGTCAGGACTTATTAACCGTCAGGCGAAATGTATTTTGACAGATCCTTATGCTAATGCTTTTAATGACGGTCCCTTGGGCAGCTATTGGGAGACAGACCATACACAGCACATGGTGAAAGAACTGCATGAACGCAAGTGGGAAGTAGACTCTCTTTGTTATCCCATCCGGCTGGCCTACTACTATTGGCAACTGACGGGCGATGTTTCGGTGTTTGATACGAACTGGCACGAAGCTATGAAACTGGTGGTGCAAACCTTTAAAGAACAGCAACGCAAACAAGGCTTGGGACCCTATAGCTTTATGCGTGATTGTGACCGCCCCACTGATTCGCAGATAAATAATGGCTGGGGAGCGCCGGTCAAGCCCGTCGGTCTCATCGTATCTTCTTTCCGTCCTTCGGATGACGCTACCCAATACGGTTTTCTGATACCATCCAATATGTTTGCGGTTGTATCGTTGAGGCAGTTGGCGGCGATAGAACGTAAGGTATATAAGAAGGACGCTTTTAGCGAAGAATGTGCTGTGTTGGCCGATGAAGTGGATGCTGCCATTCGTAAGTACGGAACTTTTAACCATCCCATCTGTGGACGGATTTATGCCTTTGAAGTCGATGGATTCGGCAATGCGCTTTGTATGGACGATGCTAATATCCCCAGCCTTCTGGCTGCTCCCTATCTCGGTTACTGCTCTATTAAAGATGCTGTTTATCAGAATACTCGCAAAATGATTTGGAGCGACAACAATCCCTACTTTTTCAAGGGTAAAGCCGGCGAAGGAGTGGGAGGGCCCCACGTAGGGTTGAACTATATCTGGCCGATGAGTATCATTATGAAGGCTTTCACTACGGACAACCGCGAGGAAATCATTGCTTGCCTGAAGCAGCTTCGTGATACGGACGGAGGAACAGGCTTTATGCATGAGTCTTTTCATGCAGAGAATGCTTCAGATTTCACCCGTTCTTGGTTTGCATGGGTGAATACCCTGTTCGGAGAGCTTGTTCTTCAAACCGTCCGTGAATATCCTGACATCTTATCCCAAACATTATGA